From the Streptomyces syringium genome, one window contains:
- a CDS encoding ABC transporter permease: MTAVSAEVVSGRAGAEDPARSEDRARPWSDGDGDGAAPLAPRARLLPALVAVYRAQLSRARVARIPLLFVATFQSVGIMVLMRGVVDGGDEARAVVAGSSVLVVAFVALNLLAQYFGQLRASGGLDHYATLPVPPAAVVLGAAAAYASFTVPGTAVTAVVGSALFHLPMTHLWVLVAVIPLAGAALAGLGAALGLLAPRQELATLCGQLGMSAALLLGVLPAAHLPAPIGYARDLLPSTYGVEALARTFDERPDWLLVAADLGVCAAVGVVSLAVATWAYRRAAVR, from the coding sequence GTGACTGCTGTATCCGCAGAGGTGGTGTCCGGCCGGGCCGGAGCCGAGGACCCGGCACGCTCCGAGGACCGCGCCCGCCCCTGGTCCGACGGCGACGGTGACGGCGCCGCCCCGCTCGCTCCCCGGGCGCGGCTGCTGCCCGCCCTGGTCGCCGTGTACCGGGCGCAGCTCTCGCGTGCCCGGGTGGCACGGATCCCGCTGCTGTTCGTCGCGACGTTCCAGTCCGTCGGGATCATGGTCCTGATGCGCGGGGTCGTGGACGGCGGGGACGAGGCGCGGGCCGTGGTCGCCGGGTCCAGCGTGCTGGTCGTGGCGTTCGTCGCGCTGAACCTCCTCGCCCAGTACTTCGGGCAGCTGCGCGCCAGTGGCGGCCTCGACCACTACGCGACCCTCCCGGTGCCGCCCGCGGCCGTGGTGCTGGGCGCGGCGGCGGCGTACGCGTCCTTCACCGTGCCCGGCACGGCCGTCACGGCGGTCGTCGGAAGCGCGCTGTTCCATCTGCCGATGACCCACCTGTGGGTGCTCGTCGCGGTGATCCCGCTGGCCGGGGCGGCCCTCGCCGGGCTCGGCGCGGCGCTCGGGCTGCTCGCGCCCCGGCAGGAGCTGGCGACGCTGTGCGGCCAGTTGGGCATGTCCGCGGCGCTGCTGCTCGGCGTGCTCCCGGCCGCGCACCTGCCCGCCCCCATCGGCTACGCGCGCGATCTGCTGCCCTCCACCTACGGTGTGGAGGCCCTGGCGCGGACTTTCGACGAGCGGCCCGACTGGCTGCTGGTGGCCGCGGACCTCGGGGTGTGCGCCGCCGTGGGCGTGGTCTCGCTGGCCGTCGCCACCTGGGCGTACCGCCGGGCGGCCGTGCGGTGA
- a CDS encoding ABC transporter ATP-binding protein encodes MGAKQAERGSPGRATDDAVCTVRGLVKTYPAARGRRGAPGAAAVRASDGIDLDVRRGEIFGLLGPNGAGKSTLVRQLTGLLRPDAGSVDLLGHDLVRHPERASRLVGYLGQESTALDELTVSLAAETTGRLRGLALRDARAERDAVIDELGLAPIAGRPLKKLSGGQRRLACFAATLVGERPVLVLDEPTTGMDPVARRAVWAAVDRRRAERGATVLLVTHNVIEAETVLDRVAVLERGRIIACDTPTGLKELVGDEVRVELVWRAEPPLDIPEVAALRDAAHESGRRWSLRLGPAEARAAVAAVTGGPAFAALDDFTLATPSLEDVYLALGGDRTEGLVKG; translated from the coding sequence ATGGGCGCGAAACAGGCGGAGCGGGGCTCCCCAGGGCGGGCGACGGACGACGCGGTGTGCACCGTGCGCGGCCTGGTCAAGACCTACCCCGCCGCGCGCGGCCGGCGGGGCGCCCCCGGCGCGGCCGCCGTGCGGGCCTCCGACGGCATCGACCTCGACGTCCGGCGCGGCGAGATCTTCGGACTGCTCGGCCCCAACGGCGCCGGCAAGTCCACGCTCGTGCGCCAGCTCACCGGTCTGCTGCGGCCCGACGCGGGCAGCGTCGACCTGCTCGGCCACGACCTCGTACGCCACCCCGAGCGCGCCTCCCGGCTCGTCGGCTACCTCGGCCAGGAGTCCACCGCGCTCGACGAGCTGACGGTGTCCCTGGCCGCGGAGACCACCGGGCGGCTGCGTGGCCTCGCCCTGCGCGACGCCCGCGCCGAGCGCGACGCCGTCATCGACGAGCTGGGCCTCGCCCCGATCGCCGGGCGGCCGCTGAAGAAGCTCTCCGGCGGCCAGCGCCGGCTCGCCTGCTTCGCCGCGACCCTCGTCGGGGAACGGCCCGTGCTCGTCCTGGACGAGCCCACCACCGGCATGGACCCCGTCGCCCGCCGCGCCGTCTGGGCCGCCGTCGACCGGCGGCGCGCCGAGCGCGGCGCGACGGTGCTGCTCGTCACCCACAACGTCATCGAGGCCGAGACCGTCCTCGACCGGGTCGCCGTCCTCGAACGCGGCCGGATCATCGCCTGCGACACCCCCACCGGCCTCAAGGAGCTCGTCGGCGACGAGGTCCGCGTCGAACTCGTCTGGCGCGCCGAGCCCCCGCTGGACATCCCCGAGGTCGCGGCGCTGCGCGACGCGGCCCACGAGTCGGGCCGCCGCTGGTCGCTGCGGCTCGGCCCCGCCGAGGCGCGGGCCGCCGTGGCCGCCGTGACCGGCGGCCCCGCCTTCGCCGCACTCGACGACTTCACGCTGGCCACCCCGAGCCTGGAGGACGTCTATCTGGCGCTCGGCGGCGACCGCACGGAGGGACTGGTGAAGGGGTGA
- a CDS encoding NYN domain-containing protein: protein MDRCVVLVDAGYLLGAAASLLAGEPARSRITVDHATLIQGLRERAEAETQRPLLRIYWFDGAPDRVPQPEHRRLRVMPRVTVRLGALTRSDGRWAQKGVDAAMHAELTELARNRACSDIVLVTGDGDLLPGLMSAKEHGVAVHLWAVQAADGDYNQSEDLVAEADERRVLDRTWITRAVRAKELTGICAPQPAPRPEIAAILSAPLPETAAAAAAAAASRAAEARPDRRNGTRPATPAEPCPDTCPESERGSETPGSKGVPTPKDLAGLARGLAGPASQNGGDRPGQAAGQAGQGTAPAPNATLRWSSDKGWVERGAGNGLGEPPETASLPMLAQLTSAEQRWADREEDITTVGGDPFEVGQVFARRWTERLTDSVHLQHLSTEYPRIPHRIDGELLRYAARFGLLAHKDDQIDEHDRYAIRAGFWREIDARTAAEHAPAGD, encoded by the coding sequence GTGGACCGCTGCGTCGTCCTGGTGGACGCCGGCTATCTGCTGGGCGCCGCCGCGAGCCTGCTGGCCGGGGAACCCGCCCGGTCCCGCATCACCGTCGATCACGCGACCCTCATCCAGGGGCTGCGCGAGCGGGCCGAGGCCGAGACGCAGCGCCCGTTGCTGCGGATCTACTGGTTCGACGGTGCCCCCGACCGGGTGCCGCAGCCCGAGCACCGCAGGCTCCGCGTCATGCCCCGGGTCACCGTCCGGCTGGGGGCCCTGACCCGCAGCGACGGCCGGTGGGCCCAGAAGGGCGTCGACGCGGCCATGCACGCCGAGCTCACCGAGCTGGCCCGCAACCGTGCCTGTTCCGACATCGTGCTCGTCACCGGCGACGGCGATCTCCTCCCGGGCCTGATGTCCGCCAAGGAACACGGCGTCGCCGTCCACCTGTGGGCCGTCCAGGCCGCCGACGGCGACTACAACCAGTCCGAGGACCTCGTCGCCGAAGCCGACGAGCGCCGCGTCCTGGACCGCACCTGGATCACCCGGGCCGTCCGCGCCAAGGAACTCACCGGCATCTGCGCCCCGCAGCCCGCGCCGCGCCCCGAGATCGCCGCGATCCTCTCCGCGCCGCTCCCCGAGACCGCGGCGGCCGCCGCTGCCGCCGCCGCGAGCCGCGCGGCCGAGGCCCGCCCCGACCGGCGCAACGGCACCCGGCCCGCCACCCCCGCCGAGCCCTGCCCCGACACCTGCCCCGAGTCCGAGCGCGGCTCCGAGACCCCCGGCAGCAAGGGCGTGCCCACCCCGAAGGACCTCGCCGGCCTCGCCCGCGGCCTCGCCGGACCGGCATCCCAGAACGGCGGGGACCGGCCGGGCCAGGCCGCCGGGCAAGCGGGCCAGGGGACAGCCCCCGCCCCCAACGCCACCCTCCGCTGGTCCTCCGACAAGGGCTGGGTCGAGCGCGGCGCCGGAAACGGCCTGGGCGAACCGCCCGAAACTGCCTCCCTCCCCATGCTCGCCCAGCTCACCAGCGCCGAGCAGCGCTGGGCCGACCGGGAGGAGGACATCACCACCGTCGGCGGCGACCCCTTCGAGGTCGGCCAGGTCTTCGCCCGCCGCTGGACCGAGCGCCTCACCGACTCCGTCCACCTCCAGCACCTCTCCACCGAGTACCCGCGCATCCCGCACCGCATCGATGGCGAGCTGCTGCGGTACGCGGCCCGCTTCGGGCTGCTCGCGCACAAGGACGACCAGATCGACGAGCACGACCGCTATGCGATCCGGGCGGGATTCTGGCGCGAGATCGACGCGCGCACGGCGGCAGAGCACGCCCCGGCCGGGGACTGA